One window of Cryptobacterium curtum DSM 15641 genomic DNA carries:
- a CDS encoding MFS transporter, with amino-acid sequence MDGSTVSAGSIDAISEEEKRRTLNRVAFSSFLGNFIEWFDYASYSYLATVLAVVFFPGEDKVVATMSTFAVFALAFLVRPVGAIFWGNMGDKKGRKWALSISILLMSGATFLIGCLPGYAVLGVGAPILLLLLRMVQSFSASGEYAGASTFIAEYAPKQRRGFFCSFVPASTATGLLIGSLAATLMFSVWGASSDFVVNWGWRIPFLVALPLGYITHYIRVHLEDSPIYAQMQDAIDQKSAEAEDHPIRALFTKHGRKTIISFGACVLNAVGFYAVLTYLPNYLEVTLNYDSAAASTITTIVLVLYIAFIFTAGRISDKVGRKRMLITACVGFIIFTIPAFHLLASQDFIVILLVELSMCMLLTINDGSLASYLTETFPTEVRYSGFAFSFNLANAIFGGSASYIGFALINATGDPVAPAYYLVAIAAIALVAMLLSHEHAGKDLSHVK; translated from the coding sequence ATGGACGGCTCAACCGTTTCTGCCGGCAGCATCGATGCGATTTCTGAAGAAGAAAAGCGCCGCACGCTGAACCGCGTAGCGTTTTCTTCCTTTCTCGGAAATTTTATCGAGTGGTTTGATTATGCAAGTTATTCCTATCTTGCAACGGTTCTTGCCGTTGTGTTCTTTCCTGGGGAAGACAAGGTAGTTGCCACGATGAGCACATTCGCCGTATTTGCGCTTGCATTTCTTGTTCGTCCTGTTGGCGCCATATTTTGGGGCAATATGGGAGATAAAAAAGGGCGTAAATGGGCACTGTCTATTTCTATCTTGTTGATGAGTGGTGCGACCTTTCTTATTGGTTGTTTGCCGGGTTATGCGGTGCTGGGGGTAGGTGCTCCCATTTTGCTGCTGCTTTTGCGCATGGTGCAGAGCTTTTCTGCATCGGGGGAATATGCAGGCGCTTCAACCTTTATTGCGGAATATGCTCCCAAACAGCGGCGCGGTTTTTTCTGCTCATTCGTACCTGCTTCAACAGCAACCGGTCTGCTGATCGGCTCCCTTGCTGCAACGCTCATGTTTAGCGTATGGGGAGCAAGTTCCGACTTTGTCGTGAATTGGGGTTGGCGCATTCCCTTCCTAGTTGCGCTACCACTTGGCTACATCACCCATTACATCCGCGTTCATCTGGAGGATTCACCTATCTATGCCCAGATGCAGGACGCAATTGATCAAAAGAGTGCCGAAGCAGAAGATCATCCTATTCGCGCACTGTTCACGAAGCATGGGCGGAAAACCATTATTTCGTTTGGCGCTTGCGTGCTTAATGCGGTGGGGTTCTATGCCGTGTTGACCTATCTGCCGAACTACCTTGAAGTAACACTCAACTACGATTCTGCGGCAGCCTCTACTATTACCACCATCGTGCTGGTGCTCTACATTGCCTTTATTTTCACGGCTGGGCGTATATCCGACAAGGTAGGACGCAAGCGGATGCTTATAACTGCCTGCGTTGGCTTTATCATCTTTACCATTCCTGCGTTCCATTTGCTTGCGAGCCAGGACTTCATTGTTATTTTGTTGGTCGAGCTGTCCATGTGCATGTTGCTTACCATTAACGATGGATCGCTTGCGAGTTATCTAACCGAGACATTTCCAACTGAAGTGCGTTATTCGGGATTTGCGTTTAGCTTCAATTTGGCAAATGCTATTTTTGGCGGGTCAGCTTCCTACATCGGCTTTGCGCTTATCAACGCAACAGGCGATCCGGTTGCGCCGGCATACTATTTGGTTGCGATTGCTGCAATAGCGCTGGTGGCAATGTTGTTGTCCCACGAGCACGCTGGTAAAGATTTATCGCATGTGAAATAA
- a CDS encoding serine/threonine protein kinase gives MAKIVSSWNDWDPLKRVIVGRCDNSMIPPEEPATSEKVPVDSAMRGMWGPRPLETVERGNECLENLVKVLEDHGVIVDRPTPLQWNQAIGTPDFRNDSMMTCMPPRDILLTVGPEIMAAANSFRCRYFEYLAYWPLMEQYFEEDPEFLWTQAPRPRLTDKSYKHNYYDESISLEERLKRTAAKDFVTTEVEPMWDAADVMRMGKDLFIQHGLTTNRAAMEWFQRYYRDFRVHAVNFPGDPYPIHIDATFVPLRPGLIINNPVRPLPEEQRAIFDANDWQIVDAAQPAHTEPPALCYSSVWLSMNCLVLDPKTVIVEASEVHQLEQMDKLGMNVIPCDLRDAYPFGGGLHCSTADVYREGDCLDYFPNRVKDPTLVRPELWND, from the coding sequence ATGGCAAAAATCGTAAGTTCATGGAATGATTGGGATCCGCTTAAGCGCGTTATCGTGGGGCGTTGTGACAACTCAATGATTCCACCCGAAGAACCCGCGACATCTGAAAAGGTGCCGGTAGATTCTGCCATGCGTGGCATGTGGGGACCTCGTCCGCTTGAAACGGTGGAACGTGGCAATGAGTGTCTCGAGAACTTGGTGAAGGTTCTTGAGGATCATGGCGTTATTGTTGATCGTCCTACGCCGTTGCAGTGGAACCAGGCCATCGGCACTCCTGACTTCCGTAACGATTCAATGATGACATGCATGCCGCCACGCGACATATTGTTGACTGTGGGGCCTGAAATTATGGCGGCTGCCAATAGTTTTCGGTGCCGTTACTTCGAGTATTTGGCCTACTGGCCACTTATGGAACAGTATTTCGAAGAGGATCCTGAGTTTCTGTGGACTCAAGCGCCACGTCCACGCTTGACCGATAAGTCGTACAAGCACAACTATTACGATGAGTCCATCAGCCTGGAAGAGCGTCTTAAGCGCACCGCCGCAAAGGATTTCGTAACCACTGAAGTTGAGCCGATGTGGGATGCTGCTGATGTTATGCGCATGGGCAAGGACCTGTTTATTCAGCATGGTCTTACCACGAATCGTGCGGCTATGGAATGGTTCCAGCGCTATTATCGCGACTTTCGCGTGCATGCGGTGAACTTCCCAGGCGACCCGTATCCTATTCATATCGATGCGACGTTCGTACCGCTGCGTCCAGGTCTTATTATCAACAATCCGGTTCGTCCGCTACCTGAAGAACAGCGTGCGATCTTCGATGCAAACGATTGGCAAATTGTTGATGCGGCGCAACCGGCGCACACAGAGCCGCCGGCACTTTGCTACAGCTCGGTGTGGCTGTCTATGAATTGCCTCGTGCTCGATCCGAAGACCGTTATTGTTGAGGCATCTGAGGTTCATCAGCTTGAACAGATGGATAAGCTTGGCATGAACGTTATTCCGTGTGATCTGCGCGACGCGTATCCATTCGGTGGTGGCCTACACTGCTCGACTGCTGACGTTTATCGTGAAGGCGACTGCTTGGATTACTTCCCCAATCGGGTGAAGGACCCCACGCTTGTACGTCCCGAGTTGTGGAATGACTAG
- a CDS encoding Nramp family divalent metal transporter: MSALADRLKNIGPGALVAAGFVGPGTVTTCTVSGASYGTTMLWALLFATVSTIIFQEMAARIGIATQEGLGENIRDNIKNPALKWIAIIIVIVAIFIGNIAYETGNITGGILGIQSIYPDASMIAIAIVVGAVAFGLMWAGSYDLVEKVLTAIVVFMGVVFLVTALASPVDWGAVLAGLFSPQLPTNDNKGLLTAIGLIGTTIVPYNLFLHASGAAERWSDPKQIADARFDSILSIGLGGVISMAILICAAANLQPLGIQVKNGADMALALQPLLGNWATWMIALGLLAAGVSSAITAPLSAAYAVNGVLGWKKGLKDIRFKTIWGIVLVAGVVMAVALGKSPTQLILVAQAANAILLPIMAFFVMYCANSKKLGPVRNHLFANVAGVVIILITLFICYRNFSSFVTSLQSLLGA, translated from the coding sequence ATGAGCGCTCTTGCTGACCGCCTGAAAAATATTGGTCCCGGCGCATTGGTTGCCGCCGGATTTGTTGGTCCAGGCACTGTTACCACCTGTACTGTTTCTGGCGCCAGCTATGGAACAACCATGCTATGGGCCCTGCTGTTCGCAACCGTTTCCACCATTATCTTCCAAGAAATGGCTGCTCGCATTGGTATCGCCACCCAAGAAGGCTTGGGTGAAAATATTCGCGACAACATTAAAAACCCTGCCTTGAAGTGGATTGCGATTATTATCGTGATCGTCGCCATATTCATCGGTAATATCGCCTATGAAACCGGCAACATCACCGGCGGTATCCTGGGTATTCAATCTATTTATCCTGATGCGTCAATGATCGCAATCGCAATCGTTGTGGGTGCGGTGGCGTTTGGCCTTATGTGGGCTGGAAGCTACGACCTAGTTGAAAAAGTACTAACTGCCATCGTGGTGTTTATGGGTGTTGTATTCCTTGTAACAGCACTGGCTTCTCCGGTCGATTGGGGTGCGGTGCTTGCTGGCTTGTTCAGCCCACAGCTTCCAACAAATGATAATAAAGGCCTGCTTACTGCTATCGGCCTTATCGGTACGACCATTGTGCCGTACAACTTGTTCTTGCATGCAAGTGGTGCGGCTGAGCGCTGGAGTGACCCTAAACAAATCGCTGATGCCCGCTTCGATTCCATCCTTTCCATCGGCTTGGGTGGTGTCATTTCGATGGCAATTCTCATTTGTGCTGCGGCTAATCTCCAGCCGCTGGGTATTCAAGTGAAAAATGGTGCCGATATGGCCTTAGCGCTCCAGCCACTACTTGGTAACTGGGCCACTTGGATGATTGCTTTAGGCCTGCTGGCAGCTGGTGTAAGCTCCGCAATCACCGCACCGCTCTCAGCTGCTTACGCCGTCAATGGGGTACTTGGCTGGAAGAAGGGCCTCAAAGACATTCGTTTTAAAACCATCTGGGGCATCGTGCTTGTCGCTGGTGTCGTGATGGCTGTTGCTCTGGGTAAAAGCCCCACCCAACTTATTCTGGTAGCACAGGCCGCTAACGCCATTCTTTTACCTATCATGGCATTCTTTGTTATGTACTGCGCAAACTCGAAGAAGCTCGGTCCAGTACGCAACCACCTGTTTGCCAATGTGGCTGGTGTAGTGATTATTCTGATTACTCTGTTTATCTGCTATCGCAACTTCTCGAGCTTCGTGACAAGCCTACAGAGTTTGCTCGGCGCCTAA
- a CDS encoding LamB/YcsF family protein: protein MSENLHIDLNSDLGESFGRYNLGMDSEIIPLVSSVNIACGSHAGDPVVMRDTVQLAAQAGVAIGAHPGYPDLQGFGRRDMHLSPDEAYCFVLFQLGALAGFCQAQGVRLVHVKPHGQLYNTAAKDAELARAIASAVYDFDPTLTLVGLAGSYLVQAGRDAGLPCVGEFFVDRNYTDEGALVPRNQPNALIEDADFAVKRLCTFVQTGTVESVSGNIISIDAQTACVHGDSPQALDFVRTCRHALAQAEISVCANR, encoded by the coding sequence ATGAGTGAAAACTTACACATAGATCTCAACAGTGACCTGGGTGAATCGTTTGGTCGCTATAACCTTGGTATGGATAGCGAAATTATTCCCTTGGTATCAAGCGTCAATATTGCCTGCGGATCGCATGCGGGCGATCCGGTAGTCATGCGCGATACGGTACAGCTTGCCGCACAGGCAGGTGTTGCTATTGGCGCACATCCAGGCTATCCCGACTTGCAAGGGTTTGGGCGACGTGATATGCACCTTTCGCCCGATGAAGCCTACTGTTTTGTTTTGTTCCAGTTAGGAGCTCTCGCAGGATTTTGCCAGGCGCAAGGGGTGCGGCTTGTTCACGTTAAGCCGCATGGACAGCTCTATAACACGGCCGCGAAAGATGCTGAACTCGCGCGTGCCATTGCTTCTGCGGTCTATGATTTCGACCCAACCTTAACACTGGTTGGACTGGCGGGAAGCTATCTCGTGCAAGCCGGCCGCGATGCAGGTTTGCCGTGTGTTGGAGAGTTTTTTGTCGATCGCAACTATACCGACGAAGGCGCCCTTGTCCCTCGCAACCAGCCAAATGCACTTATCGAAGATGCTGACTTTGCCGTAAAGCGTCTCTGTACATTTGTGCAAACGGGGACCGTTGAAAGTGTATCAGGCAACATTATTTCCATTGACGCCCAGACGGCCTGCGTCCATGGTGACAGTCCACAAGCACTTGATTTTGTGCGCACTTGTCGCCACGCTTTGGCACAAGCGGAAATTTCTGTTTGTGCTAACCGATAA
- a CDS encoding putative hydro-lyase, translated as MTPREMRYRIRTGEFDQPTSGLCPDYAQANLIVLPREEAFDFLLFAQRNPKPCPLLEVLDPGVRQTNICAQDCDIATDFPRYRIYRDGELTDEVTDIAHLWRDDLVSFVIGCSFSFESELIEAGIEMRHNTQGRNVSMYKTNIACRPAGMMSGNMVVSMRPIPAEQVVLACQISGALPAVHGAPVHIGDPTVIGIKDLSQPDFGDAVDINPGEVPVFWACGVTPQSVVMNVKPHFAITHAPGCMLITDTKNIDLKF; from the coding sequence ATGACCCCTCGTGAAATGCGCTACCGTATCCGCACCGGTGAATTCGACCAGCCCACCAGTGGACTCTGTCCCGATTACGCGCAGGCAAACCTTATTGTCTTGCCGCGTGAAGAGGCGTTCGATTTCCTGCTGTTTGCCCAGCGTAACCCCAAGCCCTGTCCACTTCTTGAAGTGTTAGATCCTGGTGTGCGCCAAACAAACATCTGCGCTCAGGATTGCGATATTGCCACCGACTTCCCCCGCTACCGCATCTACCGCGATGGTGAACTAACTGACGAAGTAACCGATATCGCGCATCTGTGGCGCGATGACCTTGTAAGCTTCGTTATTGGCTGTTCGTTTTCATTTGAAAGTGAATTGATAGAAGCCGGCATCGAGATGCGCCACAACACACAGGGGCGCAACGTGTCTATGTATAAGACCAATATTGCCTGCCGCCCCGCCGGTATGATGAGCGGCAACATGGTCGTATCAATGCGACCCATACCCGCCGAACAAGTAGTGCTTGCCTGCCAAATATCGGGCGCCCTCCCCGCTGTGCACGGGGCACCGGTGCATATTGGCGACCCAACAGTTATCGGCATCAAAGATCTCTCTCAGCCCGACTTTGGCGACGCGGTAGATATTAACCCCGGAGAAGTACCCGTATTTTGGGCGTGTGGTGTTACGCCACAGTCCGTTGTCATGAACGTAAAACCACACTTTGCCATTACCCACGCACCTGGCTGTATGCTGATCACCGATACAAAGAACATCGACCTTAAGTTTTAG
- the accC gene encoding acetyl-CoA carboxylase biotin carboxylase subunit, giving the protein MFDKILIANRGEIAVRIIRACRSMGIKTIAVYSTADRHALHVYLADEAVCIGPPAPRDSYLNIAAIISAAKGCGAQAIHPGYGFLSENSTFAKLCRENGLVFIGPSPEVIDRMGNKSAARRTMMKAGVPVVPGTKRALHEADEALAAARDIGWPIMIKASSGGGGKGMRVSESEDDFAEMFAIAQRESVNAFGDNSMYLERAIVNPRHIEVQIIADSHGNVISLGDRDCSVQRSHQKMIEESPSPFIDNDVRQHLFDDAVRAAQAVGYVNAGTIEFLVDEDRNYYFMEMNTRVQVEHPVTEMITQVDLVREMIRVAAGEELSLSQDRVYMHGHAIECRINAEEPEKGFLPSPGKIEQMHLPGGNGVRVDSATYDGFEVTPYYDSMIAKIIVQAQDRTEAIEKMSTALDEMVIIGVKTNLDFQYAILQNETFRAGGADTGFIERFMKGEA; this is encoded by the coding sequence ATGTTCGACAAGATCCTCATTGCTAACCGAGGCGAAATAGCGGTACGTATTATTCGTGCCTGTCGTTCAATGGGCATTAAAACGATTGCTGTGTACTCAACCGCCGACCGCCATGCCCTACACGTATACCTCGCCGACGAAGCGGTCTGCATTGGCCCACCTGCACCGCGTGATAGCTACCTGAACATTGCTGCCATTATCAGCGCGGCGAAGGGCTGTGGCGCGCAGGCTATTCACCCGGGCTACGGTTTTCTTTCAGAAAACAGTACCTTTGCTAAGCTCTGCCGTGAAAACGGGCTCGTTTTTATCGGGCCGTCGCCCGAAGTTATCGATCGCATGGGCAACAAAAGTGCCGCTCGACGCACCATGATGAAAGCGGGTGTGCCAGTTGTACCTGGTACGAAACGAGCACTGCACGAAGCTGACGAAGCGCTTGCCGCCGCGCGGGATATCGGCTGGCCCATTATGATCAAAGCCTCAAGCGGAGGTGGCGGCAAAGGTATGCGCGTTTCTGAAAGCGAAGACGACTTTGCTGAAATGTTTGCTATCGCTCAGCGTGAAAGCGTCAATGCCTTTGGCGACAATTCCATGTACCTCGAGCGCGCCATCGTAAACCCCCGCCATATCGAGGTCCAGATTATCGCTGATAGTCATGGCAATGTGATCAGCCTAGGTGACCGCGATTGTTCGGTACAGCGCAGCCACCAAAAGATGATCGAGGAAAGTCCAAGTCCGTTTATTGATAACGACGTGCGTCAGCACCTTTTTGATGACGCAGTACGTGCTGCGCAGGCGGTTGGGTATGTTAATGCGGGTACGATCGAGTTTCTCGTTGACGAGGACCGCAATTACTATTTTATGGAAATGAACACCCGCGTACAGGTCGAACACCCTGTAACAGAAATGATTACTCAGGTTGACCTGGTGCGTGAAATGATTCGTGTTGCTGCTGGTGAAGAGCTTTCACTTTCGCAGGATCGCGTATACATGCACGGACATGCTATCGAATGTCGTATTAATGCCGAAGAGCCCGAAAAAGGATTCTTGCCAAGCCCGGGCAAAATTGAACAGATGCACTTACCAGGTGGCAATGGTGTGCGGGTGGATTCAGCCACCTACGACGGATTTGAAGTAACACCCTATTACGATTCAATGATCGCAAAAATTATCGTCCAGGCACAGGATCGCACTGAAGCGATTGAAAAAATGAGTACTGCCCTCGATGAAATGGTTATTATCGGCGTCAAAACTAACTTGGATTTCCAATACGCCATTCTGCAGAACGAAACGTTTCGGGCAGGTGGCGCCGACACGGGATTTATCGAACGTTTCATGAAAGGCGAGGCCTAA
- the accB gene encoding acetyl-CoA carboxylase biotin carboxyl carrier protein — protein sequence MDKKAIEELIEIMDKADLTALRLDEGGTKIELERTHTTVGLGSPSLLGVAERVGALLDGKNRSHEDAAAPEADDDSDGTTIVRSPMVGMFYVSPSPDEEPFVKPGQEVLSGQTLAIVEAMKMMNEITAPTAGVITAVLAANGDQVEYDQPLFRITPSQDVR from the coding sequence ATGGATAAAAAGGCGATCGAAGAACTGATTGAGATTATGGATAAAGCTGATCTAACAGCTTTGCGCCTTGATGAGGGCGGCACGAAAATCGAACTGGAGCGTACCCACACCACGGTTGGATTAGGGTCTCCTTCACTTCTGGGTGTGGCGGAGCGCGTCGGCGCTTTGCTCGACGGTAAAAACCGCAGCCACGAAGATGCCGCTGCACCTGAAGCTGATGACGACTCTGATGGCACCACAATTGTACGCAGTCCCATGGTTGGCATGTTCTACGTATCGCCAAGCCCCGATGAGGAGCCGTTCGTCAAGCCGGGTCAAGAAGTGCTCTCTGGACAGACGCTTGCTATCGTCGAAGCTATGAAGATGATGAATGAAATCACTGCTCCGACAGCAGGTGTGATCACTGCCGTACTTGCAGCCAACGGCGATCAGGTGGAATACGACCAACCCCTATTCCGCATTACCCCTTCTCAAGATGTACGCTAG
- a CDS encoding biotin-dependent carboxyltransferase family protein translates to MIRKPGVATTVQDTGRFGYMGSGFSPSGVMDRRALRLANLLVDNDPDDCVLEFALAGPTLRFTTDTFIALTGADFSARLDGAEAPLYRALPVHRGSKLSFGAPRRGVYGYIAFAGGSLSVAKVMGSRSTNLKCSLGGWHGRTLAPNDYIPFAQKETDYLPMQASHELPYDDIYPKPGEIVELRVIPGPQEELFTDAGIKTFYEQTFETTVKSDRMGYRLDGPAIETIAGSDIISDGIAFGAVQVPSHGRPIIMLADRQTTGGYAKIATVASVDIPKLVQSTPGTAISFKLISVGEAQCLYREQEKYYAHLEKVVTRPTAGGTSPRRTARRLTPILERQALASRGKSLWIDTPSAHSATKENG, encoded by the coding sequence ATGATTCGCAAGCCCGGCGTAGCAACCACCGTGCAAGATACGGGACGCTTCGGGTATATGGGCAGTGGGTTTTCACCGAGTGGGGTAATGGATCGACGTGCTCTGCGTTTAGCTAACCTACTGGTCGACAACGATCCTGACGACTGTGTGCTTGAATTCGCCCTTGCTGGTCCCACCTTGCGCTTTACAACCGATACGTTTATCGCTCTGACGGGTGCCGATTTTAGTGCGCGACTCGACGGTGCAGAAGCACCACTCTATCGTGCGCTACCCGTACATCGCGGTTCGAAGCTTTCTTTCGGTGCACCCCGCCGTGGTGTATATGGCTATATCGCCTTTGCCGGAGGGAGTCTGAGCGTAGCAAAGGTCATGGGAAGCCGTTCGACAAACCTCAAGTGCTCGCTTGGTGGATGGCACGGACGGACTCTGGCGCCAAACGACTACATTCCGTTCGCTCAAAAGGAAACGGACTATCTGCCGATGCAAGCATCGCACGAATTACCCTATGACGACATCTATCCCAAACCTGGTGAAATCGTTGAACTGCGTGTTATCCCCGGCCCACAGGAAGAATTGTTTACCGACGCAGGAATTAAAACCTTCTACGAACAGACCTTTGAAACAACGGTAAAAAGCGACCGCATGGGTTATCGTCTCGATGGCCCAGCTATAGAAACCATCGCTGGCAGCGACATCATTTCAGATGGCATCGCCTTCGGTGCTGTACAGGTGCCCTCGCATGGGCGGCCCATTATTATGCTGGCCGACCGTCAAACAACAGGTGGATACGCAAAAATTGCAACGGTCGCTTCGGTGGATATTCCCAAACTGGTGCAAAGTACCCCCGGAACAGCAATATCGTTCAAGCTTATATCGGTTGGAGAAGCTCAGTGCCTCTATCGCGAACAGGAGAAATACTACGCTCATCTGGAAAAAGTGGTAACACGCCCCACTGCGGGTGGCACAAGCCCCCGCCGCACGGCACGTCGCTTAACACCTATTCTCGAACGGCAAGCGCTTGCTTCACGCGGCAAATCACTTTGGATTGATACCCCCTCTGCACATTCGGCAACGAAGGAGAATGGCTAA
- the pxpB gene encoding 5-oxoprolinase subunit PxpB has protein sequence MAAFNITIAGDSALNLVFSDTISEETSTLIRLASESLSSDPIPGVIEVVPTFCSMMICYDPLILTADELTEKLRNGLRGVGEVDLSVRRIVHIPVCYGGEYGPDINTVAEHAHLSADEVIAIHSGRDYLIDMLGFLPGFAYLGGLDPRLHTPRLAVPRTSIDAGSVGIGGAQTGIYPLPSPGGWQIIGRTPLAPYDPNRAEPILYKAGDYLRFEPISAQEYAALQTQLAAGTYSCQITIEER, from the coding sequence ATGGCAGCATTCAACATTACTATCGCTGGCGACTCAGCCTTGAACCTCGTGTTTTCCGATACGATCTCGGAAGAAACATCCACGCTTATCCGCCTGGCATCCGAAAGCCTTTCAAGCGATCCAATTCCCGGTGTTATTGAAGTTGTGCCCACGTTTTGTAGCATGATGATCTGCTATGACCCGCTGATACTAACTGCTGATGAGCTAACTGAAAAACTACGGAATGGACTGCGCGGCGTCGGTGAAGTTGATCTTTCGGTTCGACGGATCGTGCATATTCCCGTCTGCTACGGCGGCGAATATGGTCCCGACATCAACACCGTTGCCGAGCACGCACATCTCTCTGCCGATGAAGTAATCGCCATCCATTCAGGTCGAGATTACCTTATTGACATGCTGGGATTCCTGCCGGGATTCGCCTATTTGGGTGGACTCGACCCTCGACTGCACACCCCGCGCCTTGCCGTACCACGAACCAGCATTGATGCAGGTAGCGTGGGAATTGGCGGTGCTCAAACCGGCATCTATCCCCTTCCAAGCCCTGGCGGTTGGCAGATTATTGGTCGCACACCACTTGCACCCTACGACCCCAACCGGGCAGAACCCATTCTGTACAAGGCTGGCGACTACTTACGCTTCGAGCCTATATCGGCTCAGGAATATGCTGCCCTGCAAACACAATTGGCGGCTGGCACCTATTCCTGCCAGATCACCATAGAGGAGCGCTAA
- a CDS encoding pyridoxal phosphate-dependent aminotransferase yields MYNETMLALGQAPSAIRELFAYGARRKAEIGTDAVFDFSIGNPSVPTPQAVTRAIVEATQDDPVKVHAYTQSPGDPVARQAVADSLNRRFGTSYTAQNLYLSCGAAASISMTLKALIEPGDEIAVIAPFFPEYRVWVETHGATLTVIPACSSDFQLDFKALEQAITSRTKALIINTPNNPVGVVYPRASLERLADLLRQKSLEAGHPIFLISDEPYRELVYGGLEVAWVPSLYDDTIVCYSWSKCLSLPGERIGFVLVPPAAHESRQIMAAVSGAGRALGFICAPALFQRVIAACVDEPAQMAIYEENRRLLTGMLDELGFEYVNPDGAFYLWVRALEADAQAFSDRARTHELLLVPSDSFGAHGWVRLSYCIDAQVIKNSKDAFAALMADYR; encoded by the coding sequence ATGTACAACGAAACCATGCTGGCTTTAGGTCAAGCTCCATCGGCTATTCGCGAGTTATTCGCTTATGGGGCACGTCGCAAGGCAGAAATTGGCACCGATGCGGTATTCGATTTTAGTATCGGAAATCCTTCAGTACCAACACCTCAGGCAGTCACACGCGCTATTGTCGAAGCAACTCAAGACGATCCGGTAAAGGTTCATGCATATACTCAGTCACCAGGTGATCCTGTGGCTCGGCAAGCTGTGGCCGATTCGCTCAATCGGCGTTTTGGAACGTCATATACTGCGCAAAATTTGTATCTCAGCTGCGGGGCAGCGGCTTCTATCAGCATGACACTGAAAGCGCTTATCGAACCAGGCGATGAAATTGCAGTAATTGCTCCGTTTTTCCCGGAATATCGTGTTTGGGTGGAAACACACGGTGCTACGTTAACTGTTATTCCTGCTTGCAGTAGTGATTTTCAGCTTGATTTCAAAGCGCTTGAACAGGCGATTACTTCTCGCACAAAAGCGCTTATCATCAATACACCGAATAACCCTGTTGGTGTTGTCTATCCGCGCGCAAGCCTTGAACGCCTTGCCGATCTGTTGCGGCAGAAGTCACTTGAGGCGGGCCATCCGATTTTCCTTATTTCGGACGAACCGTATCGCGAACTGGTATATGGTGGGCTTGAAGTGGCGTGGGTGCCATCGCTCTATGACGACACCATCGTGTGTTATTCCTGGTCAAAATGCTTATCGCTGCCAGGGGAGCGCATTGGATTTGTGCTGGTGCCGCCCGCAGCGCATGAATCACGTCAGATTATGGCTGCTGTTTCAGGGGCGGGTCGTGCGCTGGGCTTCATTTGTGCTCCCGCTTTGTTCCAGCGCGTGATTGCTGCTTGTGTTGATGAGCCAGCACAGATGGCTATATATGAAGAAAACCGACGGTTACTAACCGGTATGCTTGATGAATTAGGGTTCGAATATGTTAACCCCGACGGAGCCTTCTATCTGTGGGTACGCGCCTTAGAAGCAGATGCACAGGCTTTTTCTGATCGCGCTCGTACGCATGAACTGCTTCTTGTCCCCAGCGACAGTTTTGGTGCGCATGGCTGGGTCCGCTTGAGTTATTGCATTGATGCGCAGGTGATCAAGAACAGCAAAGACGCGTTTGCTGCACTTATGGCTGACTATCGATAG